In the Gammaproteobacteria bacterium genome, one interval contains:
- a CDS encoding Yip1 family protein: MTTTTSVQVPLSPLLVARVLRSPGEVFAAFAERPPSAARVFFGFALWLLILPPLFAYVGTAAFGWRLGVAPITLPRPVIAAVSAAYFLLLLFGLLSTAAIARWMAKTYGARESFGASLALVAVVGVPLALGSAAHLYPHAFLNVIVLVPALIASMYLLYRGLPTVLGIDPGRGMLMASSLIAYLLVAWVSLLGLTVVLWSRGIGPRIGA, translated from the coding sequence CCGCTGCTGGTTGCTCGCGTGCTCCGCTCACCCGGGGAGGTCTTCGCCGCATTCGCCGAGCGTCCGCCGAGCGCGGCGCGCGTATTCTTCGGTTTCGCGCTGTGGCTCCTGATCCTGCCGCCGCTCTTCGCGTACGTCGGCACGGCCGCGTTCGGCTGGCGGCTCGGCGTCGCGCCGATCACGCTGCCGCGGCCGGTGATCGCGGCGGTCTCCGCGGCCTATTTTCTGCTGCTCCTGTTCGGGCTGCTCAGCACTGCCGCGATTGCGCGTTGGATGGCGAAAACCTACGGTGCGCGCGAATCGTTCGGCGCGAGCCTCGCGCTCGTCGCGGTCGTCGGCGTGCCGCTCGCGCTCGGCAGCGCCGCGCACCTCTATCCGCACGCGTTCCTGAACGTGATCGTGCTCGTGCCGGCGCTGATCGCGAGCATGTACCTGCTTTACCGGGGGCTGCCGACCGTGCTCGGCATCGATCCCGGCCGCGGGATGCTGATGGCGTCGTCGCTGATCGCATATCTGCTCGTCGCGTGGGTCAGCCTGCTCGGGCTGACCGTCGTCCTCTGGAGCCGCGGCATCGGCCCGCGGATCGGGGCATGA